A region from the Bacteroidales bacterium genome encodes:
- the thrS gene encoding threonine--tRNA ligase — MIKITLPDHSVQEFEEGVTGLDIARSISPRLAKEVLSITVDGEVWDLHRPIKKDAKVKLNTWDDEEGKHTFWHSSAHLLAEALEQLYPGIKFGIGPSIDQGFYYDVDPGDRTITDADLPEIEEKMKELASQKLEFEREEVPKKRAMKHYRDKGDEYKVELISELEDGTISFYQTGEFVDLCRGPHLPHTGYIKAIKLLGVAGAYWRGREDNKQLTRIYGITFPKKKMLDEYLHMLEEAKKRDHRKLGKQLELFTFSQKVGQGLPLWLPKGAELRERLENYLKKIQKEYGYQQVISPHIGQKELYVTSGHYAKYGKDSFQPITTPQEDEEFLLKPMNCPHHCEMFKHTQYSYRDLPVRYAEFGTVYRYEQSGELHGLTRVRGFTQDDAHIFCRPDQLKDEFQKVMDIILQIFKTLQFNNYTVQVSLRDTNRKEDYIGSDENWEKSEQAIMKAVEDKGVEAKVVYGEAAFYGPKLDFMVKDALGREWQLGTIQVDYNLPERFELEYVGADNQRHRPVMIHRAPFGSMERFVAVLIEHTAGKFPLWLTPDQVVVMPISEKYNDYAKKVLNFLNNYDIRTLIDERNEKIGKKIRDNEMKKIPFLLIVGEKEVENETVSVRKQGEGDQGSMSVNEFKDFILKEIHNQVEFVSQ, encoded by the coding sequence ATGATAAAAATAACATTACCGGATCATTCGGTTCAGGAGTTTGAAGAAGGTGTAACAGGTCTGGACATCGCACGTTCCATCAGCCCCAGACTGGCTAAGGAAGTGTTGTCGATAACAGTTGACGGAGAAGTATGGGATCTTCACAGGCCTATAAAGAAAGATGCCAAAGTGAAGTTGAATACCTGGGACGATGAAGAAGGGAAACATACGTTCTGGCACTCTTCAGCCCACCTGCTGGCCGAAGCACTGGAGCAGCTTTATCCCGGAATTAAATTTGGAATTGGCCCGAGTATTGACCAGGGATTTTATTATGATGTGGACCCTGGCGACAGAACCATTACCGACGCCGATCTTCCCGAGATAGAAGAGAAGATGAAGGAGCTGGCAAGCCAGAAATTGGAGTTTGAAAGGGAAGAGGTGCCCAAAAAGCGGGCTATGAAGCACTACCGGGATAAAGGTGACGAGTACAAGGTAGAACTGATCAGTGAGCTGGAAGACGGCACCATTTCTTTTTATCAAACGGGTGAATTTGTGGATCTCTGTCGCGGGCCGCATTTGCCCCATACCGGTTATATTAAGGCCATCAAATTGCTGGGTGTTGCAGGAGCCTATTGGCGAGGCAGGGAAGACAATAAGCAGCTTACCCGTATATATGGCATCACATTTCCCAAAAAGAAGATGCTGGATGAATATCTCCATATGCTTGAAGAAGCCAAGAAACGGGATCACCGGAAGCTGGGAAAACAACTGGAGCTATTTACTTTCTCCCAAAAGGTGGGACAGGGTTTGCCCCTTTGGCTGCCTAAAGGTGCTGAGCTGAGAGAGCGCCTTGAAAATTACCTGAAGAAGATACAAAAGGAGTATGGCTACCAGCAGGTCATTTCACCTCATATCGGCCAGAAAGAGCTTTATGTTACTTCAGGCCACTACGCAAAATATGGTAAGGATTCTTTTCAGCCTATAACCACACCGCAGGAGGACGAGGAATTCCTGCTGAAGCCTATGAATTGTCCCCATCACTGTGAAATGTTCAAACATACGCAATATTCCTACAGGGATTTACCCGTGCGTTATGCCGAATTCGGGACGGTTTACCGTTATGAGCAGAGTGGCGAATTGCACGGGCTTACAAGAGTAAGGGGCTTTACCCAGGACGATGCCCACATTTTCTGCCGCCCCGACCAGCTTAAAGATGAATTCCAGAAGGTAATGGACATCATCCTGCAGATATTTAAAACCCTTCAGTTCAATAACTATACCGTTCAGGTCTCACTCCGCGATACCAACAGAAAAGAAGATTACATTGGAAGCGATGAGAACTGGGAGAAATCTGAACAGGCCATTATGAAAGCTGTAGAGGATAAAGGAGTGGAAGCAAAGGTTGTGTATGGTGAAGCTGCTTTTTATGGCCCCAAGCTCGATTTTATGGTGAAGGATGCCCTTGGAAGGGAATGGCAACTCGGAACCATCCAGGTGGATTACAACCTTCCCGAACGTTTTGAACTGGAATACGTCGGCGCCGATAACCAACGACACCGTCCCGTAATGATCCACAGAGCCCCCTTTGGTTCAATGGAGCGCTTTGTTGCTGTACTCATTGAACATACAGCCGGTAAGTTTCCCCTGTGGCTTACTCCCGATCAGGTTGTAGTGATGCCGATCAGCGAAAAATATAACGATTATGCAAAAAAAGTTTTGAATTTTTTAAATAATTACGATATTCGCACACTGATTGATGAACGAAACGAGAAGATCGGTAAGAAAATCAGGGACAACGAAATGAAAAAGATTCCTTTTCTCCTGATAGTGGGGGAAAAAGAAGTAGAAAACGAAACGGTCTCCGTACGGAAGCAAGGGGAAGGAGATCAGGGTTCTATGAGTGTAAATGAATTTAAAGATTTTATATTAAAAGAAATCCATAATCAGGTGGAATTTGTCAGTCAATAA
- the dapB gene encoding 4-hydroxy-tetrahydrodipicolinate reductase, translating to MNIIIIGYGRMGQEIKQLAEKRGHHILMTIDKDNQEDFTPENLKKADVAIEFTLPDAAFDNIMKCFESDLPVVSGTTGWMDRFYDLRKYCLEHDQAFFYASNFNLGMNLFFKVNEYMAKIMNQYSDYDVEIEETHHVHKVDAPSGTAVTLAENLISEIKRKNKWKKEKREAEDEIPVKSIREDEVPGIHRVMYSSSFDEIELKHAAKSREGFALGAVMAAEFIHGKQGIYSMDDLLNI from the coding sequence CTGAACATCATAATCATCGGTTATGGCCGGATGGGCCAGGAAATTAAACAGCTAGCCGAAAAAAGAGGGCATCACATTCTGATGACCATCGATAAAGATAATCAGGAGGATTTTACTCCTGAGAATTTGAAAAAAGCCGATGTGGCCATAGAGTTTACCCTCCCGGATGCTGCCTTCGACAACATTATGAAATGTTTTGAGTCGGACCTTCCTGTAGTTTCTGGCACAACAGGGTGGATGGACCGGTTCTATGACCTCCGGAAATATTGCCTGGAGCATGATCAGGCCTTTTTTTATGCTTCCAATTTCAACCTGGGAATGAATCTGTTCTTCAAGGTTAATGAATATATGGCTAAAATCATGAATCAGTATTCCGATTATGATGTGGAGATAGAAGAAACACATCATGTGCATAAGGTGGATGCTCCGAGCGGTACAGCCGTTACGTTGGCCGAAAATCTCATAAGTGAGATCAAAAGAAAGAATAAGTGGAAAAAGGAGAAAAGGGAAGCCGAAGATGAAATTCCCGTTAAATCAATCCGTGAAGATGAAGTACCCGGAATTCACAGGGTAATGTATTCTTCTTCTTTCGATGAAATTGAGCTGAAACATGCTGCAAAAAGCCGGGAAGGCTTTGCACTCGGTGCAGTAATGGCTGCTGAATTCATTCATGGCAAACAAGGCATCTATTCTATGGACGATTTATTAAATATTTAA
- the infC gene encoding translation initiation factor IF-3 gives MARKGSKNKKQQLRYRINDQIRAEKVRVVGDNVDNPDVYSLDEAIKMADEQELDLVEVSPKADPPVCKIVDYQKFLYQQKKKQKELQAKTTKVDTKEIRFGPNTDEHDYQFKLNHAKKFLQNGDKVKAFVFFKGRSIIFKEKGEYLLLRLAKDLDEYGKVEKMPKLEGKRMTMFLAPKATKKSKQ, from the coding sequence ATAGCAAGAAAAGGCTCAAAAAATAAGAAGCAACAACTCAGATACAGAATTAATGACCAAATTCGTGCTGAGAAGGTCAGGGTTGTTGGTGATAATGTTGATAATCCGGATGTTTATTCTCTTGATGAAGCCATAAAAATGGCAGACGAACAGGAACTGGATCTGGTAGAAGTTTCACCTAAAGCAGATCCTCCGGTATGTAAGATCGTGGATTATCAGAAGTTCCTTTATCAGCAAAAGAAAAAACAAAAGGAACTTCAGGCGAAAACCACAAAGGTGGATACTAAGGAAATTCGCTTCGGACCGAATACCGATGAGCATGATTATCAGTTCAAGTTGAATCACGCCAAAAAATTTCTCCAGAACGGCGATAAGGTAAAAGCTTTTGTTTTTTTCAAAGGAAGATCGATTATTTTCAAGGAAAAAGGAGAGTACTTATTGCTGCGATTGGCCAAGGATTTGGACGAATATGGGAAAGTGGAGAAAATGCCCAAACTGGAAGGAAAGCGGATGACTATGTTTTTAGCACCTAAAGCCACTAAGAAAAGTAAACAATAG
- the lepB gene encoding signal peptidase I, with protein MNINNILKSRYFKFGLAALIYILLVIWLENAWFLPGLIIIFDWFITKKVNWTFWKKPGERPNKVIEWVDALIFAVIAASLIRLFIIEAYTIPTSSMEKTLLAGDYLFVSKVTYGPKMPNTPISFPFAHNTLPLTSTTKSYVEWVKRDYKRLAGLKPIKRNDIVVFNFPAGDTVILQMQDRNYYSILRQYARELKNRDINNGKRVRSFSAYKQRAREYIREQYDVTTHPVDKRTNYIKRCVALAGDTIEIEHGQVYVNDSEQKHFEHMQYNYIVKTNGTKINPVHLDRMGINRSDVNYMPSSSSYHMPLTEENLEKIRNFSNVVNVTRYENNSSSVNNGIFPFDSDFKWTEDNFGPLYVPEEGETVELTPQNLPLYERIINTHEGNDLEMRDSTIYINGKQADSYTFQMDYYFMMGDNRHNSADSRYWGFVPENHVVGKAVFIWLSVDRFGSFLDKIRWNRLFSVIS; from the coding sequence ATGAATATAAACAACATTCTGAAAAGCCGCTACTTTAAATTTGGATTGGCAGCACTCATTTATATCCTGTTGGTAATATGGCTGGAGAATGCCTGGTTTCTGCCTGGCTTGATTATCATTTTTGACTGGTTTATCACCAAAAAGGTGAACTGGACCTTCTGGAAGAAACCCGGAGAAAGGCCCAATAAAGTGATTGAGTGGGTGGATGCCCTGATTTTTGCCGTGATTGCCGCATCGCTTATCCGCCTTTTTATCATCGAGGCATACACCATACCTACCTCTTCCATGGAGAAAACCCTTCTGGCCGGTGATTATCTTTTCGTCAGCAAAGTCACGTATGGTCCTAAAATGCCTAACACCCCCATTTCTTTTCCTTTTGCGCATAATACCCTTCCGCTTACTTCTACCACCAAATCCTATGTGGAGTGGGTGAAACGGGATTATAAAAGGCTCGCAGGACTGAAACCAATAAAGCGGAACGACATAGTGGTTTTTAATTTTCCTGCCGGTGACACCGTTATTCTTCAAATGCAGGATAGAAATTATTATTCCATTTTACGGCAATATGCGCGGGAATTGAAAAACAGAGACATAAACAATGGTAAGCGCGTGCGTTCCTTTTCCGCCTATAAGCAAAGGGCCAGGGAATATATAAGGGAACAGTATGATGTTACCACACATCCGGTAGATAAAAGAACCAATTATATTAAAAGATGTGTTGCTCTTGCCGGTGATACCATCGAAATAGAACACGGGCAGGTGTATGTTAATGACAGTGAGCAAAAACATTTCGAACACATGCAGTATAATTATATTGTTAAAACCAACGGCACCAAGATCAATCCCGTACATCTGGACAGGATGGGAATTAACCGGTCCGATGTCAACTATATGCCTTCCAGCTCCTCTTATCATATGCCGCTTACCGAAGAAAATCTGGAAAAGATCAGAAATTTTTCCAATGTCGTCAATGTTACCCGGTATGAAAACAATTCATCCTCAGTAAATAATGGAATCTTTCCTTTTGACTCGGACTTTAAATGGACGGAAGACAACTTTGGACCGTTATATGTGCCGGAAGAAGGGGAAACGGTGGAATTAACCCCTCAAAATCTTCCGCTTTACGAGCGCATAATCAATACCCATGAAGGGAATGACTTGGAAATGCGCGACAGTACAATCTATATCAACGGGAAACAGGCAGACAGCTATACTTTTCAGATGGATTATTACTTTATGATGGGAGATAACCGGCACAACTCAGCAGATTCCAGGTACTGGGGCTTCGTTCCTGAAAATCATGTTGTCGGAAAAGCAGTCTTTATATGGCTTTCTGTGGACAGATTCGGAAGTTTTCTGGATAAGATCCGCTGGAATAGATTGTTCTCAGTAATCTCATAA
- a CDS encoding copper homeostasis protein CutC has product MKRDQFELEICANSVESVIEASEGGAGRVELSDNLYEGGTTPSAGTLIQAKKRSAIPVFVIIRPRGGDFCYTEDELEIMLKDIEQAKYHGADGMVLGCLNPDGTVDYESCSRLIEKCGDLPVTFHRAFDMTRDPWEAFETVKMLGVSRLLTSGQKNKAIEGAGLLSELSNEAGDSLKIMAGGGINEDNIVALAQKTGITAFHATLTEFVESRMQFRQEEVFMGGLAEIPEYTRKVTSAARVRNVIDLLESI; this is encoded by the coding sequence ATGAAAAGGGATCAGTTTGAACTGGAAATATGCGCGAATTCCGTTGAATCGGTAATTGAAGCCTCAGAGGGAGGGGCCGGCCGTGTGGAATTATCCGACAACCTTTATGAGGGCGGAACAACCCCTTCCGCAGGTACATTGATCCAGGCAAAGAAAAGATCGGCCATCCCTGTTTTTGTGATCATCCGGCCGCGGGGAGGAGATTTTTGTTATACGGAGGATGAATTGGAGATCATGCTTAAGGATATTGAACAGGCCAAATACCATGGCGCGGACGGAATGGTTCTGGGATGCTTAAATCCGGATGGAACTGTTGATTATGAAAGTTGTTCCCGGTTGATAGAAAAATGCGGGGATTTACCAGTTACTTTTCATCGTGCTTTCGACATGACAAGAGATCCATGGGAAGCTTTTGAAACTGTAAAAATGTTGGGAGTTAGCAGGCTATTGACTTCCGGACAGAAAAATAAGGCCATTGAGGGTGCCGGCCTTCTTTCAGAACTAAGTAATGAGGCCGGCGATTCATTGAAAATTATGGCCGGCGGAGGCATTAATGAGGACAACATTGTGGCACTTGCCCAAAAAACCGGAATTACTGCTTTCCATGCTACACTGACCGAATTTGTTGAAAGCAGAATGCAATTCCGGCAAGAAGAGGTTTTTATGGGAGGATTGGCTGAAATACCTGAATACACCCGGAAAGTTACAAGTGCCGCCAGGGTGAGAAATGTGATTGATCTTCTGGAAAGCATATAG
- the rplT gene encoding 50S ribosomal protein L20, translating to MPRSTNSVASRKRRKKIMKQAKGYFGAKKNVYTVAKNAVDKAMLYSYRDRKKKKGVFRRLWIQRINAAARQHGMSYSELMGGISQQNIHLNRKVLADLAMNHPGAFKAVVDEVKNA from the coding sequence ATGCCACGATCAACAAATTCAGTTGCGTCCAGAAAGAGACGCAAGAAGATTATGAAACAAGCCAAAGGTTACTTTGGCGCGAAGAAGAATGTCTATACAGTAGCCAAGAATGCTGTGGACAAGGCAATGTTGTATTCCTACCGCGACCGGAAAAAGAAGAAAGGCGTATTCCGGCGGTTGTGGATACAAAGGATTAATGCAGCAGCCCGGCAGCATGGTATGTCCTATTCCGAATTGATGGGAGGAATCAGTCAGCAGAACATTCACCTGAACCGTAAGGTTCTCGCCGATCTGGCAATGAATCATCCCGGAGCTTTTAAGGCTGTGGTAGATGAGGTAAAAAATGCATAA
- a CDS encoding WbqC family protein yields the protein MYQSSRALLSTTYLGPVQFYTKFLLYDEVWIETMEHYQKQSYRNRCVILSGNGELSLTLPVTKDQRKVLTRDIRIDNTLEWQKNHWTSIESAYSASPFFEFFMDDFLPFYNR from the coding sequence ATGTATCAATCCAGCCGTGCCTTGTTATCTACTACATATCTGGGTCCTGTACAATTCTACACCAAATTCCTCCTGTACGATGAAGTATGGATTGAAACCATGGAGCATTACCAGAAACAAAGTTACCGAAACAGATGTGTCATTCTTTCCGGCAATGGCGAACTGTCACTAACCCTTCCGGTTACCAAAGACCAGCGAAAGGTTTTAACCCGTGATATACGTATCGATAATACACTGGAATGGCAGAAAAATCACTGGACCTCCATAGAATCTGCCTATAGCGCTTCGCCCTTCTTTGAATTTTTTATGGACGATTTCCTGCCGTTTTATAACCG
- the rpmI gene encoding 50S ribosomal protein L35, with product MPKTRIVPGAKKRFKMSGTGKIRRKHAYKSHLLTKKDKKRKRNLGYYTTVHKSDQNNIKRLLGMK from the coding sequence ATGCCAAAGACCAGAATAGTTCCGGGGGCGAAAAAGCGTTTTAAAATGAGCGGTACCGGGAAGATTAGAAGAAAACATGCCTATAAGAGTCACTTGTTGACAAAGAAAGATAAGAAACGCAAAAGGAACCTGGGTTACTATACCACGGTCCATAAGTCGGATCAAAATAATATCAAGCGTTTGCTTGGGATGAAATAA